One window of the Populus nigra chromosome 4, ddPopNigr1.1, whole genome shotgun sequence genome contains the following:
- the LOC133691843 gene encoding amino acid permease 3-like translates to MGENTSAKNQLPHQVFSVSIDTNPQSGSKWFDDDGRPKRTGTVWTASAHIITAVVGSGVLSLAWAIGQLGWIAGPAVMLLFSLVTYYTSILLSACYRSGDPVNGKRNYTYMDAVRANLGGGKVKICGFVQYVNLFGVAIGYTIASSISMMAIKRSNCFHQSAGKDPCHMNAYPYMIAFGIAEILLSQIPGFDQLHWLSFVAAVMSFTYSSIGLGLGIGKVVENKRVMGSLTGISIGTVTQTQKIWRSFQALGDIAFAYSYSMILIEIQDTVKAPPTEAKTMKKATLISVAVTTLFYMFCGCFGYAAFGDLSPENLLTGFGFYNPYWLLDIANAAMVIHLVGIYQFSCQPLYAFIEKEAAQRFPDSEFITKDIKIPIPGFRPYNLNLFRMIWRTLFVVLTTVISMLLPFFNDMVRLLGALGFWPLTVYFPVEMYIVQKKIRKWSTRWLCLQILSVACLIISIAAAAGSVAGIVGDLKSIKPFQTSY, encoded by the exons ATGGGTGAGAACACATCCGCAAAGAACCAACTCCCTCACCAGGTTTTCAGCGTCTCAATTGACACCAATCCACAGAGTGGCTCCAAGTGGTTTGATGATGATGGCCGCCCCAAACGAACTG GAACTGTGTGGACTGCAAGTGCTCACATCATAACAGCTGTTGTTGGGTCCGGAGTTCTCTCCTTGGCTTGGGCTATTGGTCAGCTTGGATGGATTGCTGGACCAGCTGTGATGCTTTTGTTCTCGCTTGTCACTTACTATACTTCTATTCTGCTCTCTGCCTGCTACCGCTCTGGTGATCCTGTCAATGGCAAGAGGAACTACACCTACATGGATGCTGTTCGGGCCAACCTTG GTGGAGGAAAGGTCAAAATATGTGGATTTGTGCAGTATGTGAACCTTTTTGGTGTTGCCATTGGGTACACCATTGCATCTTCTATAAGCATGAT GGCAATAAAGAGGTCTAATTGCTTCCACCAGAGTGCTGGAAAAGATCCATGCCACATGAATGCCTATCCATATATGATAGCTTTTGGCATAGCTGAGATACTTTTGTCTCAGATTCCTGGATTTGATCAGCTACACTGGCTCTCTTTTGTCGCTGCAGTCATGTCCTTCACTTATTCATCAATTGGTCTAGGACTCGGCATTGGTAAAGttgtagaaaataaaagagtCATGGGAAGTCTCACTGGAATAAGCATCGGCACTGTGACACAGACCCAAAAGATATGGAGGagctttcaagcacttggtgaCATCGCTTTTGCCTATTCTTACTCCATGATCCTCATTGAAATTCAG GACACAGTCAAAGCCCCACCTACAGAAGCCAAGACGATGAAGAAAGCAACTCTAATAAGTGTTGCAGTCACAACCCTTTTCTACATGTTCTGTGGTTGCTTTGGATATGCTGCTTTTGGGGACTTGTCCCCTGAAAACCTCCTTACTGGATTTGGCTTTTATAACCCATACTGGCTTCTTGATATTGCCAATGCTGCCATGGTGATTCACCTTGTTGGCATATACCAGTTCTCCTGCCAACCTCTCTATGCTTTCATCGAAAAAGAAGCAGCTCAAAGATTTCCAGATAGTGAATTCATTACGAAAGACATCAAAATCCCGATTCCTGGTTTCCGCCCCTACAATCTCAATCTCTTTAGAATGATTTGGAGGACCCTCTTTGTGGTCCTCACCACTGTGATTTCAATGCTCCTTCCCTTCTTTAATGACATGGTTCGTTTACTTGGGGCTTTGGGATTTTGGCCATTGACGGTTTACTTCCCTGTGGAGATGTATATTGTACAAAAGAAGATACGAAAGTGGAGCACAAGATGGCTCTGCCTGCAGATCCTAAGTGTTGCTTGCCTCATTATCAGTATAGCTGCCGCTGCTGGCTCTGTTGCTGGAATTGTCGGCGATCTCAAGTCGATCAAACCCTTCCAGACCAGTTACTAA